In Ruminococcaceae bacterium BL-6, a genomic segment contains:
- a CDS encoding conserved exported protein of unknown function (Evidence 4 : Unknown function but conserved in other organisms) gives MKNMKKFLGIGFSAMMLISAATAPAGAETSGQTTGAEAAVENGAAVVESRPNGKAYNYALILPNQKTSSIVRGSKIGPSSRGSEQSISEIENADTLIYFIKVSGKQKTDETSVSVGDNYLEYNYASSETYTGSAELRGKNARKSGYNAHVTGIANFN, from the coding sequence ATGAAAAACATGAAGAAATTTCTGGGGATAGGTTTTTCCGCCATGATGCTGATCAGCGCCGCGACGGCTCCGGCCGGCGCGGAAACTTCGGGGCAGACGACCGGAGCGGAGGCTGCGGTAGAAAATGGTGCTGCGGTCGTGGAAAGCAGGCCCAACGGAAAGGCTTACAATTATGCTCTTATTCTCCCGAACCAAAAGACTTCGTCGATTGTAAGAGGGAGTAAGATAGGCCCCAGTTCCAGAGGGTCGGAGCAGTCAATCAGCGAAATTGAAAATGCAGATACGCTGATTTACTTCATCAAAGTAAGCGGAAAGCAAAAGACAGATGAGACTTCCGTTTCGGTAGGAGACAATTACCTCGAGTACAATTATGCAAGCAGTGAAACTTATACCGGATCGGCTGAACTGCGGGGGAAAAATGCAAGGAAATCAGGTTATAATGCCCATGTTACAGGCATAGCGAATTTCAACTAG
- a CDS encoding exported protein of unknown function (Evidence 5 : Unknown function): MARKSNPKRLRVSIRRACILKTAEKPRIDKKPPSQSIHKNDTPCDLPHTVYGYGRLTAS, from the coding sequence ATGGCCAGGAAAAGCAACCCGAAGCGCCTGCGCGTCAGCATCCGCCGCGCCTGCATTTTGAAAACAGCGGAAAAGCCCCGCATCGATAAAAAGCCTCCTTCTCAAAGCATCCATAAAAATGATACACCGTGTGATTTGCCTCACACGGTGTACGGTTACGGCCGGCTAACCGCTAGTTGA
- the ywhH gene encoding putative tRNA editing enzyme (Evidence 3 : Putative function from multiple computational evidences; Product type e : enzyme) produces MAIEAVREYLKQFGRDGDVLEFDVSSATVELAAQALQVEPARIAKTIALRDGDGCVLIVTAGDGKIDNSRFKKKFGMKAKMLAPEETVALTGHAVGGICPFANPSCARVFLDVSLKRFETVFPACGSSNSAIELTCGELAEYSHSEGWADVCKGWRAEERAATA; encoded by the coding sequence ATGGCAATCGAAGCGGTAAGGGAATATCTGAAACAGTTCGGCCGGGACGGCGACGTATTGGAATTCGACGTCTCCAGCGCTACGGTGGAGCTTGCGGCGCAAGCCCTGCAGGTGGAGCCTGCACGGATCGCGAAGACCATCGCGCTTAGGGACGGGGATGGATGCGTGCTGATCGTCACGGCGGGCGACGGGAAGATCGACAATTCCCGCTTTAAGAAGAAGTTCGGGATGAAGGCGAAAATGCTTGCCCCGGAGGAGACCGTCGCGCTGACCGGGCACGCCGTGGGGGGAATCTGCCCGTTCGCGAATCCTTCCTGCGCCCGCGTGTTTCTGGATGTGTCCCTCAAGCGTTTTGAAACGGTCTTCCCGGCCTGCGGCAGCAGCAATTCCGCGATCGAGCTGACCTGCGGCGAGCTTGCCGAATATTCGCACAGCGAAGGCTGGGCCGACGTCTGCAAGGGCTGGCGCGCGGAGGAGCGCGCCGCGACGGCCTGA